From the Nitrobacter hamburgensis X14 genome, one window contains:
- the scpA gene encoding methylmalonyl-CoA mutase → MTRIPNFADVAFAPVAAPAAAGNAEPWLTPEGIPVKSTYGETDLDGIDFLDRWSGIAPYLRGPYPTMYVNQPWTIRQYAGFSTAEDSNAFYRRNLAAGQKGLSVAFDLATHRGYDSDHPRVSGDVGMAGVAIDSIYDMRTLFAGIPLDRMSVSMTMNGAVLPILALFVVAAEEQGVPPSSLSGTIQNDILKEFMVRNTYIYPPAPSMRIVSDIFAYTSRKMPKFNSISVSGYHMQEAGATQDLELAYTLADGVEYVRAGLAAGLDIDRFAPRLSFFWATGMNFFMEVAKMRAARLLWAKLMKPFNPKNPRSLSLRTHCQTSGWSLTAQDVFNNVIRTAIEAMAATQGHTQSLHTNALDEALALPTDFSARIARNTQLFLQHESGTTRIIDPWGGSYYVERLTHDLAVKAWGHIREVEELGGMAKAIEAGIPKLRIEEAAARTQARIDAGKQAVIGVNKYRPENEAPIDVLKVDNSTVRRLQIDKLKRLRSERKQEDVDAALAALTRSAGDGNGNLLALAIDAARAKATVGEISDAMEKVFGRHRAEIRSITGVYKREAAAMSDKVSKVQALIDAFEEAEGRRPRILVAKIGQDGHDRGQKVIASAFADIGFDVDIGPLFATAEEAARQAVENDVHILGVSSLAAAHLTTVPELKAALKSHGRDDIMIIVGGVVPPQDYDALYKAGAEAIFPPGTVIAEAAEELIRKLNARLGHNEAAG, encoded by the coding sequence ATGACCCGCATTCCGAATTTCGCCGATGTCGCCTTCGCGCCGGTCGCGGCGCCCGCCGCCGCCGGCAATGCAGAACCGTGGCTGACACCCGAGGGCATCCCGGTCAAATCCACCTACGGCGAAACCGACCTCGATGGCATCGACTTCCTCGACAGATGGTCCGGCATCGCGCCTTACTTACGCGGTCCCTACCCGACCATGTATGTCAACCAGCCCTGGACCATCAGGCAATATGCGGGGTTCTCGACGGCCGAGGATTCCAACGCCTTCTATCGCCGCAACCTCGCCGCCGGCCAGAAGGGACTGTCGGTCGCGTTCGACCTCGCCACCCATCGCGGCTACGACTCGGATCACCCCCGCGTGTCGGGCGACGTCGGCATGGCGGGCGTCGCTATCGACTCCATCTACGACATGCGCACGCTGTTCGCCGGCATCCCGCTCGACCGGATGAGCGTGTCGATGACCATGAACGGCGCGGTGCTGCCGATCCTGGCGCTGTTCGTCGTCGCCGCCGAGGAACAGGGCGTGCCGCCTTCGAGCCTGTCGGGCACCATCCAGAACGACATTCTCAAAGAATTCATGGTGCGCAACACCTACATCTATCCACCTGCACCCTCGATGCGGATCGTCTCCGACATCTTCGCCTACACCTCCCGAAAGATGCCGAAGTTCAACTCCATTTCCGTCTCCGGCTACCACATGCAGGAAGCCGGCGCGACGCAGGACCTCGAGCTCGCCTATACGCTTGCCGACGGCGTCGAATATGTCCGAGCCGGACTCGCGGCCGGGCTCGATATCGACCGTTTCGCGCCGCGGCTGTCGTTCTTCTGGGCGACCGGCATGAACTTCTTCATGGAAGTCGCCAAGATGCGCGCCGCGCGGCTGCTGTGGGCCAAGCTCATGAAGCCCTTCAATCCGAAGAATCCGCGTTCGCTCTCCTTGCGCACCCATTGCCAGACCTCCGGCTGGTCGCTGACCGCGCAGGACGTCTTCAACAACGTGATCCGCACCGCGATCGAGGCGATGGCGGCGACGCAAGGTCACACCCAGTCGCTGCACACCAACGCGCTCGACGAGGCGCTGGCGCTGCCGACCGACTTCTCCGCCCGCATCGCCCGCAATACCCAGCTTTTCCTGCAGCACGAGAGCGGCACCACGCGCATCATCGATCCCTGGGGCGGCTCCTATTATGTCGAGCGGCTCACGCATGATCTCGCCGTGAAGGCGTGGGGCCATATCCGGGAAGTCGAGGAACTCGGCGGCATGGCCAAAGCCATCGAGGCCGGCATACCGAAGCTACGCATCGAGGAGGCGGCCGCCAGGACGCAGGCGCGGATCGATGCCGGCAAGCAGGCGGTAATCGGCGTCAACAAATACAGGCCGGAGAACGAGGCGCCGATCGACGTGCTGAAGGTCGACAATTCGACGGTGCGGCGCTTGCAGATCGACAAGCTGAAACGGTTGCGCAGCGAGCGCAAGCAGGAAGACGTCGATGCCGCCCTCGCGGCGCTAACGCGCTCGGCCGGCGACGGCAACGGCAACCTGCTGGCGCTCGCCATCGACGCGGCGCGCGCCAAGGCCACCGTGGGCGAAATTTCCGACGCGATGGAGAAGGTGTTCGGCCGGCATCGCGCCGAAATCAGATCCATCACCGGGGTTTACAAGCGTGAGGCGGCCGCCATGTCCGACAAGGTTTCGAAAGTGCAGGCGCTGATCGACGCCTTCGAGGAGGCCGAGGGCCGCCGCCCGCGCATCCTCGTCGCCAAGATCGGCCAGGACGGCCACGACCGCGGCCAGAAGGTGATCGCGTCCGCCTTCGCCGATATCGGCTTCGACGTCGATATCGGACCGTTGTTTGCAACAGCGGAAGAAGCCGCGCGGCAGGCGGTGGAAAACGACGTGCACATCCTTGGCGTGTCCTCGCTCGCCGCCGCGCACTTGACCACCGTGCCGGAATTGAAGGCCGCGCTGAAAAGCCACGGCCGTGACGACATCATGATCATCGTCGGCGGCGTGGTGCCGCCACAGGACTACGACGCGCTCTATAAGGCCGGCGCCGAAGCGATCTTCCCGCCGGGTACGGTGATCGCCGAGGCGGCGGAAGAATTGATCCGCAAGCTCAACGCGCGGCTCGGCCACAACGAGGCGGCGGGGTAG
- a CDS encoding DUF3298 and DUF4163 domain-containing protein, translated as MISLTSTSAKSLIRRALFGGLVALACVNGSLAAEPNPDFTVKTKYIDASITLDGTIRANAPLADNLLAEGKRWIEKNRVEAAKEFKTAPELFRDGRAWVFERGYSQTAKAGERYVSIVRIDYVYTGGAHPNTFIDTILWDDEAKKQISVRPFFKETADNGPTLKALRAAAIAAVQAEKKERGIDDSGTIDWYKGVEPTLLKVGAVSLAPSTIADKSAGLKFHYSPYAVGPYAEGPYTVFVPWETFKAYLSPQGLAIFAGNQPSGAKLGRQ; from the coding sequence ATGATCAGTCTCACCTCAACTTCAGCGAAATCACTCATCCGACGCGCCCTGTTCGGCGGACTCGTGGCGCTTGCGTGCGTCAATGGCAGCCTCGCTGCCGAGCCGAATCCTGACTTCACCGTCAAGACCAAATACATCGACGCCAGCATCACGCTCGACGGCACGATCCGGGCCAACGCTCCGCTGGCCGACAACCTGCTTGCGGAAGGCAAGCGCTGGATCGAGAAGAACCGCGTGGAGGCCGCGAAGGAATTCAAGACCGCGCCGGAACTATTCCGCGACGGTCGCGCCTGGGTGTTTGAACGCGGCTACAGCCAGACCGCGAAGGCGGGAGAGCGCTACGTCAGCATCGTGCGCATCGACTATGTCTATACCGGCGGGGCGCATCCCAACACCTTCATCGATACCATCCTGTGGGACGATGAGGCGAAGAAGCAGATCAGCGTGCGTCCCTTCTTTAAGGAAACCGCAGATAATGGCCCGACGCTGAAAGCGCTGCGCGCGGCCGCCATCGCCGCCGTCCAGGCCGAGAAAAAAGAGCGCGGCATCGACGATTCCGGCACCATCGACTGGTACAAGGGCGTTGAGCCGACACTGTTGAAAGTCGGCGCGGTATCGCTCGCGCCGTCCACCATCGCCGACAAAAGCGCCGGCCTGAAGTTTCATTATTCGCCCTACGCGGTCGGACCTTACGCAGAAGGACCATATACCGTGTTCGTGCCGTGGGAGACGTTCAAGGCCTATCTCTCACCGCAGGGCCTTGCGATCTTCGCCGGCAACCAGCCTTCGGGCGCGAAGCTTGGGCGCCAATGA
- the meaB gene encoding methylmalonyl Co-A mutase-associated GTPase MeaB: MNRPLAIPGLAADIRAGRRAALARAITLIESRRADHEAAARELVQELLPATGAAIRVGITGSPGVGKSTTIDALGMYLIEHGHSIAVLAVDPSSVRSGGSILGDKTRMARLSAAEAAYIRPSPAAGTLGGVAAKTREAMLLCEAAGFDVVLVETVGTGQSETAVCDMTDFFLALMLPGAGDELQGIKKGIVELADMIAVNKADGDNVGRANRAAAEYRSALRILSPRSEHWHPPVLTYSGLTGSGIDTLWQKVLDHRAAMNASGEFAQRRSQQQVKWMWSMFEDRFKARLRGDAAIRAKVKATEAAVAGGRITPALAADQIAELLR; the protein is encoded by the coding sequence ATGAACCGCCCGCTTGCAATTCCAGGTCTCGCCGCCGACATCCGCGCCGGCCGACGCGCGGCGCTGGCGCGCGCCATCACCCTGATCGAGAGCCGCCGCGCCGATCACGAGGCCGCCGCGCGCGAACTGGTGCAGGAACTGCTGCCTGCGACCGGCGCCGCCATCCGCGTCGGCATCACCGGCTCGCCCGGCGTCGGCAAGTCCACCACCATCGACGCGCTCGGCATGTACTTGATCGAGCACGGCCACAGTATCGCGGTGCTGGCGGTGGACCCGTCCTCGGTGCGCAGCGGCGGCTCGATCCTCGGCGACAAGACGCGGATGGCGCGGCTGTCGGCGGCGGAAGCGGCCTACATCCGTCCCTCGCCCGCCGCCGGCACGCTCGGCGGCGTCGCTGCGAAGACGCGCGAGGCGATGCTGTTGTGCGAGGCGGCGGGCTTCGACGTGGTGCTGGTGGAGACGGTCGGCACCGGGCAGTCGGAGACCGCGGTCTGCGACATGACGGATTTCTTCCTCGCCTTGATGCTGCCCGGCGCCGGCGACGAATTGCAGGGCATCAAGAAGGGCATTGTCGAACTCGCCGACATGATCGCGGTCAACAAGGCCGATGGCGACAATGTCGGGCGCGCCAACCGGGCGGCGGCGGAATATCGCAGCGCGCTGCGTATTCTCAGCCCCCGCTCCGAGCACTGGCATCCGCCGGTGCTGACCTACTCCGGGCTGACCGGATCAGGCATCGACACGCTCTGGCAAAAGGTGCTCGACCATCGCGCGGCGATGAATGCGTCGGGCGAATTCGCGCAGCGACGCAGCCAGCAGCAGGTGAAATGGATGTGGTCGATGTTCGAGGATCGCTTCAAGGCGCGCCTGCGCGGCGACGCCGCGATCCGCGCCAAAGTGAAGGCGACCGAGGCCGCGGTCGCCGGCGGCCGCATCACGCCGGCGCTGGCGGCGGACCAGATCGCGGAGTTGCTGCGGTGA
- a CDS encoding FAD-dependent oxidoreductase produces the protein MLDRTSPTWDVVIVGSGPAGAATAITLARYGQRVLLVEKRGSPRFKLGESLPPTSIGLVKHFLADPDGPEQQLPGLFNTAGNVSLWATGQADITDFFFTSTGHGLCVDRLAFDEALRTTAVAAGATLLRGVGFQSCARIADGSFNWQLTLSSGAGTRQHRARYLVDCSGRPAVVARSLGVPTVPNDDRLFAYAQWFSCTSADDDRYTRIEAAPHGWWYSNRLPSTEGSETRRLVVWHTDKDLPAAKMAAYRQGFEQLLDDSTHIAPLLRARGYHPCGTIRGAPANSQRLRDFCGDAWMAVGDAAQAYDPLSSQGIDKALRTASHAGHMIHYALTDCPQGGAGLDSRNAYVQQYDEQQRQLWQAYLSQRDYYYGIQPRWPDQPFWQRRRLLANEATG, from the coding sequence GTGCTCGACCGGACCAGTCCAACATGGGACGTCGTCATTGTCGGCTCCGGACCTGCGGGCGCCGCAACCGCCATCACGCTGGCCAGATACGGCCAGCGTGTGTTGTTGGTGGAGAAACGCGGATCCCCCAGATTCAAACTGGGCGAGTCCTTGCCGCCGACCTCGATCGGTCTGGTCAAACACTTCCTGGCAGACCCTGACGGGCCGGAGCAGCAACTTCCCGGCCTTTTCAATACCGCCGGCAACGTCTCGCTATGGGCGACCGGGCAGGCCGATATCACGGACTTTTTCTTCACGTCGACCGGCCACGGCCTCTGCGTCGACCGATTGGCTTTCGATGAAGCCCTGCGCACCACTGCGGTCGCGGCTGGTGCGACCTTGCTTAGGGGTGTCGGCTTCCAATCCTGTGCGCGTATCGCTGACGGTTCTTTCAATTGGCAGCTCACGCTCAGCTCGGGCGCGGGGACGCGGCAGCATCGCGCCCGTTATCTTGTCGACTGTTCCGGCCGGCCCGCAGTCGTGGCCAGGTCCCTCGGTGTCCCGACCGTCCCCAACGACGACCGGTTGTTCGCCTATGCGCAATGGTTTTCCTGCACCAGTGCAGATGATGACCGCTATACCCGGATCGAGGCCGCGCCGCACGGCTGGTGGTACAGCAACCGTTTGCCGAGCACCGAAGGCAGCGAGACCAGGCGACTGGTGGTTTGGCACACCGACAAGGACCTGCCGGCAGCAAAGATGGCTGCGTATCGGCAAGGCTTCGAGCAGTTGCTGGACGACTCGACGCATATCGCGCCATTGCTCAGAGCCAGAGGCTATCACCCTTGCGGGACAATCCGCGGCGCACCGGCCAACAGCCAGCGCTTACGAGACTTCTGCGGTGACGCCTGGATGGCGGTAGGCGATGCGGCGCAGGCCTATGATCCGCTGTCGTCGCAAGGCATCGACAAGGCGCTCAGGACGGCCAGCCACGCCGGACACATGATCCATTACGCGCTGACAGATTGTCCGCAGGGTGGGGCGGGATTGGACAGCCGCAATGCGTACGTCCAGCAATACGATGAGCAACAGCGCCAACTCTGGCAAGCGTACTTGTCGCAACGAGACTACTACTATGGCATTCAGCCCCGCTGGCCGGATCAGCCGTTCTGGCAACGCCGGCGGCTATTGGCGAATGAAGCGACCGGATAG
- a CDS encoding LodA/GoxA family CTQ-dependent oxidase: MAETIKSIRIHPGIGIARLGNSDEFYIGPEAPGVVVDPGGNGGPGPNGGTYRDSGARLKRQAQRYRVYAYDADDKVVAELTSDSDLVQTVRWRVHVRNMKAANYAFEGAYLFDPDKLRNPSIQPGKKPIERDQLIIDPGVHTIASGQAGPVVMKGDVFTGIEKGTLPGELRFEGFTPKDPSKEVEVTYKAAKGIELGQLRLDSKDRLLFVPAPGKGECVTTPKVVLSNPSETMTPPNGPEDGKNPLTNQFAYFNIPGWWDDTCGGEIDVTVTLKDGTVLSTRDNVTSATDDGTRNPRAGAWIVTAPPKFSPYMYHVVSILDRVYEAFPEAYPYAKQKTNFYRDVYPIFAKAVNYSWVNAAAGGVTPETKDRAHGPKQPGNLLNNEYMAAFTDPSETSKATRQMIYGLMRHAPGKRGRLVDSLMPPPPERPTSWKNDEFKRDEEDFKMPKLWGTGGKPAQNKQLGVSFPDQFLSLTDWQLNHLKEWADGNFEVGVPLKPAALESLPLAEQPHALDSSALEPTIGGGFHPGIEFPYLIIYRENFAEGFRVNKGIEPGSVAAYMSSPWQGDFWSCDVLWWPTQRPDVVFEYDKKNRTRTHREWFRGYDEHGEPLSSTDGYHQMAYAWPKLGMVLPVKNEDGSYLKDNGQIVFAEQERDPALNRPPAKSDNKSNNKSK; encoded by the coding sequence GTGGCCGAGACGATCAAGAGCATTCGCATCCACCCCGGTATCGGCATTGCCCGCTTGGGGAACAGTGACGAGTTTTACATCGGTCCCGAAGCGCCAGGGGTTGTGGTCGATCCGGGCGGTAACGGCGGACCGGGGCCGAACGGTGGAACCTACCGCGACAGCGGGGCGCGGTTGAAACGCCAGGCGCAGCGGTATCGCGTGTATGCCTACGATGCCGATGACAAGGTCGTCGCTGAACTCACGTCGGATTCGGATCTGGTCCAAACCGTGCGCTGGCGAGTTCATGTCAGGAACATGAAAGCGGCGAATTACGCGTTTGAGGGTGCGTATCTGTTCGACCCCGACAAGTTGCGAAACCCGTCCATCCAACCCGGTAAGAAGCCGATCGAGCGTGATCAGCTCATCATCGATCCCGGTGTGCATACGATCGCCTCCGGGCAGGCCGGACCGGTCGTCATGAAGGGTGATGTTTTCACGGGCATCGAGAAAGGGACGTTGCCGGGCGAGTTGCGTTTCGAAGGTTTCACGCCGAAGGATCCTTCGAAGGAAGTTGAGGTCACTTATAAAGCCGCCAAGGGTATCGAGCTTGGGCAGCTTCGCCTGGATTCCAAGGACCGTCTGCTGTTCGTTCCGGCGCCCGGGAAAGGCGAATGCGTCACGACACCCAAGGTGGTGTTGTCGAACCCGAGTGAAACAATGACCCCTCCGAACGGTCCGGAGGATGGTAAAAATCCGCTGACGAACCAGTTTGCCTATTTCAACATTCCGGGGTGGTGGGACGACACCTGCGGTGGTGAAATCGACGTCACGGTCACGCTCAAGGACGGCACCGTCTTGAGCACACGCGACAACGTGACATCGGCGACGGACGACGGTACGCGCAATCCGCGTGCGGGGGCATGGATCGTCACCGCGCCACCGAAGTTTTCACCCTACATGTACCATGTGGTGTCCATTCTGGATCGCGTCTACGAGGCTTTCCCCGAGGCTTACCCGTACGCCAAGCAGAAGACGAATTTCTACCGCGACGTTTATCCGATCTTCGCCAAGGCGGTTAACTACAGTTGGGTGAACGCGGCGGCGGGCGGCGTCACGCCTGAAACCAAGGATCGCGCCCATGGCCCGAAGCAGCCGGGCAACCTGCTCAACAACGAGTACATGGCCGCTTTCACCGATCCGAGCGAGACCAGCAAGGCGACACGGCAGATGATCTATGGTCTGATGCGACATGCGCCCGGAAAGCGCGGACGGCTGGTCGATTCGCTGATGCCGCCGCCACCGGAGCGCCCGACCAGCTGGAAGAACGACGAATTCAAGCGCGACGAAGAAGACTTCAAGATGCCCAAGCTGTGGGGCACCGGGGGCAAGCCGGCGCAGAATAAGCAATTGGGTGTCAGTTTCCCGGATCAATTTTTGAGCCTGACCGACTGGCAACTCAATCACTTGAAGGAATGGGCAGACGGGAATTTCGAAGTCGGCGTGCCACTTAAGCCCGCCGCCCTTGAGTCGTTGCCGCTGGCTGAGCAGCCGCATGCCCTGGACAGTTCGGCGCTCGAACCCACGATCGGCGGCGGCTTCCACCCCGGCATCGAATTCCCGTACCTGATCATCTATCGGGAAAATTTCGCCGAGGGCTTTCGCGTCAACAAAGGTATCGAGCCCGGCTCGGTCGCTGCCTATATGTCGAGCCCGTGGCAGGGCGACTTCTGGTCCTGCGACGTATTATGGTGGCCGACACAGCGGCCGGATGTCGTTTTCGAATACGACAAGAAGAACCGGACCCGAACCCACAGAGAATGGTTCCGCGGCTACGATGAACACGGCGAACCGCTATCGTCCACCGATGGTTACCACCAGATGGCCTATGCCTGGCCAAAACTGGGGATGGTGCTGCCGGTCAAGAATGAGGACGGCAGCTACCTGAAAGACAACGGCCAGATCGTGTTCGCCGAACAGGAGCGCGATCCGGCGTTGAACCGGCCGCCCGCCAAGAGCGATAACAAGAGCAATAACAAGAGCAAATAA
- a CDS encoding twin-arginine translocation signal domain-containing protein, which yields MGIKRRDFVKGCAAASVLLLPGIASAAKGENAYNAPVSGDDLHIDDLHIEKSIKASFGGGFSVRAHTRSDGLTHADIEHFGNRYAVASADMLDWKIVGSSLSNPGLASSSSRLSISMV from the coding sequence ATGGGCATCAAGCGTAGAGATTTCGTCAAGGGGTGCGCAGCGGCCTCTGTCCTGTTGCTGCCGGGCATTGCCAGCGCCGCGAAAGGCGAGAACGCGTATAACGCACCGGTCTCAGGTGATGATTTGCACATCGACGATTTGCACATCGAGAAATCGATCAAGGCGAGCTTCGGCGGCGGCTTTTCGGTACGGGCTCATACCCGGTCAGACGGACTGACCCACGCCGACATCGAACATTTTGGCAACCGGTACGCGGTCGCCTCTGCGGACATGCTGGACTGGAAGATCGTCGGGTCCTCTCTGAGCAACCCCGGCCTCGCATCCTCCTCCAGCAGATTGTCGATCTCTATGGTGTGA
- a CDS encoding pyroglutamyl-peptidase I translates to MTGNLRILVTGFGPFPGAAFNPTMPLVERLAKLRRPALDDVAIATHIFDVAYATVDRELPQLLAAHRPHALLMFGLAARTPWLQIETRARNAVTTIWPDQGGTRVGKRSIAGTADARTFGPHVFRLLRAALATGIDARASRDAGSYLCNYLCWRAIEATHHRTGTRLAAFVHVPPLRRDGSARVPGGLTLDHLVDASEAMLLEMAKAARQADRAWNPRRL, encoded by the coding sequence ATGACCGGCAATCTTCGCATCCTCGTCACCGGTTTCGGCCCCTTCCCCGGCGCGGCGTTCAATCCGACCATGCCGCTGGTCGAGCGGCTCGCGAAGCTGCGCCGGCCCGCGCTGGATGATGTCGCGATTGCAACCCACATCTTCGATGTCGCTTACGCGACGGTGGATCGCGAACTGCCGCAACTTCTTGCAGCACATCGTCCGCACGCTCTGCTGATGTTCGGCCTCGCGGCGCGCACACCCTGGCTGCAGATCGAAACCCGCGCGCGCAATGCGGTGACGACGATCTGGCCGGACCAGGGCGGCACGCGGGTGGGCAAAAGATCAATCGCGGGCACCGCGGACGCGCGCACCTTCGGACCGCATGTCTTCAGGCTGCTGCGCGCGGCGCTGGCGACCGGCATCGACGCGCGCGCCTCGCGCGACGCCGGCAGCTATCTCTGCAATTACCTCTGCTGGCGCGCCATCGAGGCCACTCATCATCGAACGGGAACGCGCCTGGCCGCCTTCGTTCATGTTCCGCCGCTGAGGCGCGACGGCTCGGCCCGCGTCCCCGGCGGCCTCACGCTTGACCATCTCGTCGATGCCAGCGAGGCGATGCTGCTGGAGATGGCGAAAGCGGCACGGCAGGCGGACCGCGCCTGGAATCCACGCCGATTGTGA
- a CDS encoding multidrug effflux MFS transporter gives MTDASVDGWVSRAHQPRGFPEFVALVACIMALNPIATDMMLPAMPDVGAAYAIANPNHVQAVISVYLAGFGAGQFIMGPLSDRFGRRPILIGGMLVYSAAGLLSVIAPSFEMMLLARLLQGIGSSAARVIATSIVRDCYAGRRMASVMSLAMMIFISVPVLAPSLGQAILLFAAWRGIFVVLTVYGLLALLWCAIRLPETLPEAGRKPLTAASVFDAFRQTVTNRQTIGYALAAGGIQSVLFAYVFCSQQIFTGIYGLGDYFPLAFAAIAVGIAAAGFLNSRIVGRFGMRVISHGALTGSVVIAALTLLAAWQGWLSFPVYMVLAIGTMFAFGLMFSNFTALAMEPQGHIAGTASSLFGSITTLIGSGVGALIGQDFNGTMLPFATGAFLCTLASLAIVIAVERGRLFVSHNPVVQTPPR, from the coding sequence ATGACCGACGCCAGTGTGGACGGATGGGTGTCACGAGCCCATCAGCCGAGGGGGTTTCCCGAGTTCGTCGCCCTCGTCGCTTGCATCATGGCGCTGAACCCGATCGCGACCGACATGATGCTGCCGGCGATGCCGGACGTCGGCGCCGCCTACGCGATCGCCAATCCCAATCACGTCCAGGCCGTGATCTCGGTGTATCTGGCCGGCTTCGGCGCCGGCCAGTTCATCATGGGGCCGCTATCGGACCGCTTCGGCCGCCGCCCGATCCTGATCGGCGGAATGCTGGTCTACAGCGCCGCGGGCCTGCTGTCGGTGATCGCACCATCGTTTGAAATGATGCTGCTGGCGCGTTTGCTGCAGGGCATCGGAAGCTCGGCCGCCCGCGTCATCGCCACCTCGATCGTGCGCGACTGCTACGCCGGACGGCGGATGGCGAGCGTGATGTCGCTGGCGATGATGATCTTTATCTCAGTGCCCGTCCTTGCGCCGTCGCTCGGCCAGGCGATCCTGCTGTTCGCGGCGTGGCGCGGCATCTTCGTCGTGCTGACGGTCTACGGTCTGCTTGCGCTGCTGTGGTGCGCGATCCGGCTGCCGGAAACCCTTCCCGAGGCGGGACGCAAGCCGCTGACCGCCGCGAGCGTTTTCGACGCATTCCGCCAGACCGTGACCAACCGGCAGACCATCGGCTATGCGCTCGCCGCCGGCGGCATCCAGAGCGTGCTGTTCGCCTACGTGTTCTGCTCGCAGCAGATCTTCACCGGGATCTACGGCCTCGGCGACTATTTTCCGCTCGCCTTCGCCGCAATCGCCGTCGGCATCGCCGCCGCGGGTTTCCTGAACTCGCGTATCGTCGGCCGGTTCGGCATGCGGGTGATTTCGCACGGCGCACTGACGGGATCGGTGGTGATCGCGGCACTGACGCTGCTCGCGGCGTGGCAGGGGTGGCTATCGTTTCCGGTGTATATGGTACTGGCGATCGGCACCATGTTCGCGTTCGGGCTGATGTTCTCGAATTTTACCGCGCTCGCGATGGAGCCGCAGGGCCACATCGCCGGAACCGCCTCGTCGCTGTTCGGCTCGATCACCACGCTGATCGGCAGCGGCGTCGGCGCGCTGATCGGGCAGGACTTCAACGGCACCATGCTGCCGTTCGCGACCGGCGCTTTCCTTTGCACGCTGGCCTCGCTTGCCATCGTGATCGCCGTCGAGCGCGGGCGGCTGTTCGTGTCGCATAATCCTGTGGTCCAGACGCCGCCGCGTTAA